In one Acanthochromis polyacanthus isolate Apoly-LR-REF ecotype Palm Island chromosome 20, KAUST_Apoly_ChrSc, whole genome shotgun sequence genomic region, the following are encoded:
- the rttn gene encoding rotatin isoform X1 — protein MELSPIIKKIGHSLVEIRVRALKSILSKLRHSLISVHDIVQEKMLFVHLLEWFNFPEVPMKEEVLELLLTLSKHPSAAQMLRDVGAVDFLTQLSPNVEPRLRAVIDGTLDQLFQLPELLPSHTVVYSHGSRSTTPTAPLALSPEENLPKMGYFCRSMPRNTDVPPQKIAVHESVRCLKFSVFPWLTLTNTDRHILSSNESSLGSSNPNLVRTTCELLRDVILQDFPAEIFLQRPSIVKSLLSLLRLGSDKGEVSYLHLPSLFCLRQLCVGLRKRLRFLQDPSFYSAKQDPVSQNSSFSYTQDVLGAQRSQASSPATECSPRPSVVGRTGQRARGDGQDGDAASNSGSSHRGGAAVQAPRQMAHSPADVAHLELPDLGVEDVLELQLRQLTLAQFTVATLEHAIPLLKTEGFHVFHRVLELLCDAVLLLGDSVCELVWDDRSLVGMELKEKLQVCLELLADILSYHQSFSGDIPHSSQVHHRMAYIGTAIFTIKLLQTILPLEKASDNLPENTATTIFHLCLDTSFGGLLPSMQETAVAYLEQVNSDGHDLYRRVTRAALWMESTCNFLKEAQAEGEKNWLELLELADQAVDGLPFHQHLPIIKECVHICSYLWKFDQPSPLLQTESQKILLKLLSHPLLPVKIETYECALNLVKDCLGIQNVSRQEPGPCAGVSFLLHRRMLYEIITFGLQDSAEKVNVPAKDILLFLLKGRLMMTASTWDRFNEALYPVMPILQGYASTEESLGNCVLLISDTSDVARDNVFPSTAKLKAALRLLFTKQPTVRIAAVQQILPHLTGNDDAHTARPELDQSAIASLPNLYCLRNPLDITLDTSNKSVLKVESVEKLFCILRSDTVDISLRRSAAEQLSVVLQDTAMHPVLKNLGITDKVISFIVESVNGNKSLDCLLEPCVCILRKLVYADPSLRHSLAQRNLLLLTLLRASLILKENKGNGSEISVLMSLLLFDEIASIEIWSDKSNTDVTFTPFSLPLTVVRRYNIPFQAATYHAVSPYCCVLAPSSDLLTLNPARQALQVAWNTAWHSGTDNLLERLRSTTSDVTEFHPDLKLSETQILSLQAVHLPTALQDCIQTIVTAAGHSSVASALSRLNLYLLFDRLALPHVPTHSCRGTLHSLSWQAAVTRFLQVRPACVEDERLLVGIVAFLNAYFKQMHTESVCDPEDEDLRWMLELLLNQETASLLNLLLGVETQTSTQSPGEQEELKNRVSQRLQRELTSFFNTLLLRLTHTTDRLCLALAGPFKSQLAIRLLQSLRVSDAPRFYGLPSLERTLQGMVSLTAQPGWSSHCPDLEPSTLCSKYLSGLLEVISSFYVEWGGNSLSFMGKGVTKNAIICLLHLSHEMMTVNKNKDLISQWSLGNESATEEASASQLGLAWLIPLWVDRDQEVRFASLGLGAALSSKPSGCQALCASCQNISGGLWGMLLNILLDQQESSMVCREAAFILQNLLVMPMPANAEEAKDSHWQCLLFQHPCVHDELSGVSLVGLPALQALLYHCQYFQHVALSASTCYCGRYTFHLQPHVGASIGPSPPESSTADSENSLWIWRCDPPAPTVNSSRPSSSLSTSSTVISNAPTRGSGPHTPKAASPLSITEDTPTSRLMAQGQSDTDTSNSVTSQDSRQAEPSAVEPVVMVTPDLLTAHCGLLTNLLAILPDFTLTAIQHHQLLKVLASLVDIGPIEKCLTEMKTPTVLPGEREDIKSQLVTTLQFLSSFCKLLQSCVTSCMDPIGQMDFLKQLLSTLVAVLMLDTKGLDAGTRDVVCVCWADVFMLLATLVKRDSSAAHPSVSAALGRRWRTFAGTLAVCVNEKFADPVLHTVALQFLSAVFTEETKAHREGVTTTNSEHATHLSDILNGPSASELCELLLQSFEKRTFQDPLKKLTARALMTLLACSPTAQNYAAKAGLIDSCVEQMKQTQSQLQLESVRPGKASHRKKEEGYLKEVKMTVEILRSALYCNDECKVVATDARLTLALYALWPWLLLDNPTMEAVLELLCVYTANCTTACSSLCGNGPGVVPGSKGSSSSSLMHSVMKLSSGLASDNSPIQNLAFSLLANLAISRDCRCLLQKNNFLQAFLSVPVPKAAGVKATSVGGGGLLGLWLKLLVSLSCAEDGQQSILRVTGALELLADLAPHRRHALLTLHNLCFCPANKSHVIANDKAMKVLLCCLENKDMETRCMGAAALWALLHNNQRAKTVLKCPSVRLRIEAAHCISKKDAEKKQEATSVYLLKCLENLSKLLNS, from the exons ATGGAGTTGTCTCCTATTATAAAGAAAATAG GTCACTCTCTGGTGGAGATACGAGTTCGAGCACTGAAGAGCATCTTGAGCAAGCTGCGTCATTCCCTGATTTCTGTCCATGACATTGTGCAAGAAAAGATGCTGTTCGTGCATCTTCTGGAGTGGTTCAATTTCCCCGAGGTGCCAATGAAGGAGGAGGTCCTTGAACTGCTTTTAACATTATCAAAG CATCCAAGTGCAGCCCAGATGCTGAGAGACGTCGGCGCGGTGGACTTTCTCACCCAACTATCTCCTAATGTGGAGCCCAGACTGCGAGCTGTCATTGATGGAACCCTGGACCAGCTGTTTCAGCTACCTGAGCTACTCCCTAGTCATACAGTTGTCTACTCACATGGATCACGTAGTACAACTCCAACAG cCCCACTGGCTCTTTCACCTGAGGAGAATTTGCCTAAAATGGGTTATTTCTGCAGGAGCATGCCAAGGAATACAGATGTGCCACCTCAGAAGATAGCAG TGCATGAATCTGTAAGATGCCTCAagttttctgtgtttccatGGCTGACCttgacaaacacagacagacacatactTTCATCCAATGAGAG TTCTCTTGGGAGTAGCAATCCCAACTTGGTGAGAACCACATGTGAACTGTTACGCGATGTCATTCTGCAAGACTTTCCTGCTGAGATCTTCCTGCAAAGGCCCAGTATTGTAAAG AGTCTTCTCTCCCTGTTGAGGCTTGGTTCGGATAAAGGTGAGGTGAGCTACCTTCATTTGCCTTCTCTTTTCTGCCTGCGGCAACTTTGTGTGGGACTGAGGAAAAGACTGCGTTTTCTTCAAGATCCAAGCTTCTACTCTGCAAAGCAAG aTCCAGTGTCCCAGAACTCATCCTTCTCTTACACCCAGGATGTTCTGGGGGCCCAGCGTTCGCAGGCCTCGTCTCCAGCGACAGAGTGCTCCCCACGGCCTTCTGTGGTCGGACGCACGGGTCAGAGAGCCAGAGGAGATGGCCAAGATGGAGATGCAGCGTCGaacag TGGCAGCTCACACAGAGGTGGAGCAGCGGTCCAGGCCCCCAGACAGATGGCCCATTCACCTGCAGATGTAGCCCACTTGGAGCTTCCTGACCTGGGTGTAGAAGATGTCCTGGAGCTGCAGTTACGGCAGCTCACATTGGCTCAGTTCACTGTTGCCACCTTGGAGCATGCTATACCACTGCTCAAAACAG AAGGTTTTCATGTGTTCCATCGTGttctggagctgctgtgtgacGCTGTCCTCCTGCTTGGGGACAGTGTTTGTGAACTGGTCTGGGACGATCGCAGCCTGGTGGGGATGGAGCTG aagGAGAAGCTGCAAGTCTGCTTGGAACTGCTTGCGGATATTCTGAGCTATCACCAGAGCTTTTCAGGAGATATTCCCCACAGTTCTCAGGTTCACCACAGAATGGCCTACATAGGAACCGCCATCTTTACCATTAAACTCCTACAGACCATCCTGCCTCTGGAGAAG GCTAGTGACAATCTCCCAGAAAACACAGCAACTACTATCTTCCACTTATGCTTGGACACATCATTTGGAGGTTTATTACCCAGCATGCAAGAGACAGCAGTGGCCTATTTGGAGCAAGTGAATTCTGATGGCCATGACCTCTACAGGAGGGTGACCCGAGCTGCCCTCTGGATGGAATCCACTTGTAACTTTCTAAAAGAAGCACAAGCTGAG GGGGAAAAGAACTGGCTGGAGTTACTGGAGCTGGCAGACCAAGCTGTTGATGGTCTTCCATTTCATCAGCATTTGCCCATCATCAAAGAATGTGTTCACATTTGCTCTTACCT ATGGAAGTTTGATCAACCCAGTCCACTCCTTCAGACTGAGAGCCAGAAAATCCTCCTCAAGCTGCTGTCCCACCCTCTACTGCCTGTCAAGATAGAAACGTATGAATGTGCTTTAAACCTGGTCAAG GACTGCCTTGGCATCCAGAATGTGTCACGACAGGAACCAGGACCGTGTGCTGGAGTCAGCTTCCTTCTCCACCGCAGGATGCTCTATGAAATAATCACATTTGGACTCCAGGACTCTGCAGAAAAG GTGAACGTTCCTGCCAAGGATATCCTGCTATTCCTGCTCAAGGGACGATTGATGATGACAGCATCAACCTGGGACAGATTCAATGAGGCACTTTACCCGGTCATGCCCATATTACAG gGTTACGCCAGCACTGAAGAGTCACTGGGAAACTGTGTCCTGCTGATAAGTGACACGTCGGATGTGGCAAGAGACAACGTGTTCCCAAGTACAGCCAAGCTAAAAGCAGCACTCCGACTCCTTTTCACTAAACAGCCCAC TGTGAGGATAGCAGCAGTGCAACAAATCCTGCCCCACCTAACTGGCAATGATGATGCACACACAGCCAGACCAGAGTTGGATCAGTCAGCAATCGCCTCACTCCCCAACCTCTACTGCCTCAGAAACCCTCTCGACATCACACTTGACACCAGCAACAAGTCTGTCCTAAAG GTGGAGTCGGTGGAGAAGCTTTTTTGTATCCTCCGCTCAGACACTGTTGACATTTCCCTGAGACGATcggctgcagaacagctttcgGTCGTGCTACAAG ATACAGCAATGCACCCAGTGCTGAAGAATCTCGGAATAACAGATAAAGTCATTTCTTTTATTGTGGAGAGCGTAAATGGCAACAAG AGCTTGGATTGTCTGCTGGAGCCTTGTGTGTGTATCCTGAGAAAGCTGGTGTACGCCGATCCTTCTCTGAGGCACAGCCTGGCACAGCGCAACCTCCTGCTCCTCACACTGCTCAGGG CATCCTTGATACTGAAGGAGAACAAAGGCAATGGCAGTGAGATTTCTGTCTTGATGAGTTTACTGCTGTTTGATGAGATTGCCAGTATTGAGATATG GTCAGACAAATCCAACACAGATGTTACCTTCACACCGTTCTCGCTGCCACTGACAGTAGTACGCAG GTACAACATTCCATTTCAGGCAGCAACTTACCACGCTGTTAGCCCGTACTGCTGCGTCTTGGCTCCTTCCTCTGACCTCCTGACCCTTAACCCTGCCCGCCAAGCCCTGCAGGTGGCCTGGAACACTGCATGGCATTCTGGGACAGATAACCTTCTAGAGAGGCTGCGCAGCACTACTAGTGATGTTACTGA ATTTCATCCTGACTTAAAGctgtcagaaacacagattcTGTCGCTGCAGGCTGTGCACCTTCCTACCGCGCTGCAGGACTGCATCCAGACCATCGTCACTGCAGCAGGACACAGTTCTGTGGCCTCTGCCCTCTCCAGGCTCAACCTCTACTTGTTGTTTGACAGACTGGCTCTCCCTCACGTTCCCACCCACAGCTGCAGAGGCACCCTTCACTCCCTCAGTTGGCAGGCAGCAGTGACCAG GTTTCTTCAGGTGCGTCCAGCCTGTGTTGAGGATGAAAGGTTGCTTGTGGGCATTGTTGCATTTTTGAATGCCTACTTCAAACAGATGCACACGGAGTCTGTGTGTGACCCAGAGGACGAGGACCTACGCTGGATGCTGGAGCTGCTTCTCAACCAG GAAACTGCATCTCTCCTTAATTTACTGCTCGGTGTGGAGACCCAGACTTCAACTCAGAGCCCGGGGGAGCAGGAAGAACTGAAGAACCGTGTTAGTCAGAGACTGCAGAGAGAGCTCACAAGTTTCTTTAACACCTTACTACTCCGTCTAACGCACACCACTGACAG GCTATGTTTGGCATTAGCAGGCCCCTTCAAGAGCCAGCTGGCAATCCGTTTGCTTCAGAGCCTGCGGGTGTCTGACGCACCACGTTTCTATGGCCTTCCCAGCCTGGAGAGGACACTGCAGGGCATGGTCAGCCTGACTGCCCAGCCTGGCTGGAGCTCCCATTGCCCCGACCTGGAGCCCAGCACCCTCTGCTCCAAGTATCTCAGTGGGCTATTagag GTGATCTCCTCGTTTTATGTTGAATGGGGAGGCAACTCCTTGTCTTTCATGGGAAAAGGTGTAACCAAAAATGCCATCATCTGCTTGCTTCACCTGTCCCATGAGATGATGACCGTAAACAAGAACAAG GACTTGATTTCTCAGTGGTCTTTGGGGAATGAGTCAGCTACTGAGGAGGCTAGTGCTTCTCAGCTGGGTTTGGCCTGGCTCATCCCGCTATGGGTGGACCGAGATCAAGAG GTGAGGTTTGCCAGCTTAGGTTTAGGTGCAGCTCTGTCCTCGAAGCCCAGCGGGTGTCAGGCGCTGTGTGCCAGCTGCCAGAACATCAGCGGAGGTCTTTGGGGCATGTTGCTCAACATCCTACTGGATCAACAGGAGAGTAGCATGGTCTGCAGAGAG GCTGCATTTATCCTGCAGAACTTGCTGGTGATGCCCATGCCTGCCAACGCAGAAGAGGCCAAGGACTCTCACTGGCAG TGTCTCCTCTTTCAGCATCCATGCGTCCATGATGAGTTGTCTGGCGTATCTCTGGTGGGTCTCCCAGCGCTACAGGCTCTGCTTTACCACTGCCAGTATTTCCAGCATGTGGCTCTATCTGCCTCCACTTGTTACTGTGGCCGGTACACTTTCCACCTCCAACCTCATGTTGGCGCCAGCATTGGCCCCAGTCCTCCAGAGAGTTCCACAGCGG ATTCTGAGAATTCTCTGTGGATTTGGAGATGTGACCCACCAGCACCTACCGTCAACTCTAGCAGACCCTCCAGTTCCCTCTCCACCTCCAGCACTGTGATCAGCAACGCTCCA ACAAGAGGTTCAGGACCACACACCCCTAAGGCCGCCTCCCCACTGAGCATCACAGAGGATACTCCTACCAGCAGACTGATGGCTCAAG GCCAGAGTGATACAGACACAAGCAACTCAGTTACCTCGCAGGACTCCCGACAGGCCGAGCCCTCAGCCGTGGAacctgttgtcatggtaacTCCTGACCTCCTGACAGCCCACTGTGGCCTGCTGACCAACCTGCTGGCCATCTTGCCAGATTTCACCCTGACTGCCATCCAACATCACCAGCTCCTCAAGGTTCTCGCCAG tctggTGGATATTGGGCCCATCGAGAAATGTCTGACTGAAATGAAGACACCCACCGTCCTtccaggagagagagaagacatcAAGAGTCAG TTAGTCACCACGCTTCAGTTCCTGTCCAGCTTCTGCAAACTGCTGCAGTCATGTGTCACGTCATGCATGGACCCGATTGGCCAGATGGACTTCCTGAAACAGCTGTTGTCTACTCTTGTGGCTGTGCTCATGCTGGATACTAAAGGATTAG ATGCAGGTACCCGGGACGTGGTTTGTGTGTGCTGGGCAGACGTGTTTATGCTCCTGGCTACTCTGGTGAAGAGGGACAGTTCAGCAGCGCACCCATCTGTCTCTGCTGCATTGGGAAGACGCTGGCGGACATTTGCAG GAACATtagcagtgtgtgtgaatgagaagtTTGCAGACCCTGTTCTCCACACAGTGGCTCTGCAGTTTCTCAGTGCAGTTTTCACAGAGGAGACAAAGGCCCACAGAGAAGGGGTCACAACCACAAACTCTGAACATGCCACTCACCTGTCAGACATCCTAAATGGTCCCTCAGCCAGCGAGCTGTGTGAACTGTTACTGCAG AGTTTTGAGAAGAGAACCTTTCAGGACCCTTTAAAGAAGCTAACAGCTAGagctctgatgacactgctagcCTGCAGTCCCACAGCTCAAAATTATGCAGCCAAAG CTGGGTTAATTGACAGCTGTGTGGAGCAAATGAAACAAACTCAGTCCCAGCTCCAACTGGAGTCAGTCCGACCCGGCAAAGCTTCTCACCGCAAGAAG GAAGAGGGCTATTTAAAGGAAGTCAAGATGACTGTGGAGATCCTGCGGAGTGCTCTTTACTGCAACGATGAATGCAAA gtgGTGGCTACAGATGCTCGCCTAACACTGGCACTCTATGCTCTTTGGCCTTGGCTCCTACTGGACAACCCCACTATGGAGGcagtgctggagctgctgtgtgtctATACGGCCAACTGCACAACAG CATGCAGTTCCCTTTGTGGCAATGGCCCTGGTGTAGTACCGGGATCTAAAGgctcctccagcagctctcTGATGCACTCCGTCATGAAGCTGTCCTCAGGGCTTGCATCAGACAACAGCCCCATCCAGAACCTAGCTTTCTCTCTCTTGGCAAACCTGGCCATATCCCGTGACTGCAGATGCCTCCTGCAAAAG AATAATTTCCTTCAAGCTTTCCTGTCAGTGCCGGTGCCCAAAGCGGCTGGTGTTAAGGCCACGTCTGTAGGCGGTGGTGGTCTCCTGGGCCTGTGGCTGAAACTCCTGGTCAGTCTCTCGTGCGCGGAGGATGGCCAGCAGAGTATCCTTAGGGTGACCGGAGCCCTGGAACTGCTAGCAGACTTGGCACCACACCGGCGTCACGCACTGCTCACCCTTCACAACCTTTGCTTCTGCCCTGCCAACAAGTCGCATGTCATTGCAAATG ACAAAGCCATGAAGGTGTTGCTGTGCTGTCTGGAAAATAAAGATATGGAAACCCGCTGTATGGGAGCTGCTGCACTTTGGGCATTGCTCCACAACAACCAGAgg GCCAAGACTGTCTTGAAGTGTCCCTCTGTTCGACTGAGAATCGAGGCGGCACATTGCATCTCTAAGAAAG ACGCAGAGAAGAAGCAGGAAGCCACAAGTGTCTACTTGCTGAAGTGCCTCGAAAATCTTTCAAAGCTGTTAAATAGCTGA